One part of the Phragmites australis chromosome 3, lpPhrAust1.1, whole genome shotgun sequence genome encodes these proteins:
- the LOC133913341 gene encoding large ribosomal subunit protein uL13w-like, translating to MVSGSGVCARRIVVDARHHMLGRLSSILAKELLNGQTVVVVRCEEICMSGGLVRQKMKYLRFLRKRMNTKPSHGPIHFRSPAKILWRTIRGMIPHKTKRGEAALARLKTYEGVPPPYDRTKRMVIPDALKVLRLQPGHKYCLLGELSKEVGWNYHDTIRELEEKRKEKAKVAYERRKQLTKLRVKAENAAEEKLGSQLEILAPIKY from the exons ATGGTGTCCGGCTCCGGCGTGTGCGCGCGGCGCATCGTGGTGGACGCGCGCCACCACATGCTCGGCCGCCTGTCCTCGATCCTCGCCAAGGAGCTGCTCAACGGGCAGACGGTGGTCGTGGTCCGCTGCGAGGAGATCTGCATGTCCGGTGGCCTCGTCCGCCAAAAGATGAAGTACCTCCGCTTCCTCCGCAAGCGGATGAACACCAAGCCCTCCCACGGGCCCATCCACTTCCGCTCCCCCGCCAAGATCCTGTGGCGCACCATCCGCGG GATGATTCCGCACAAGACCAAGAGGGGGGAGGCGGCGCTGGCGAGGCTCAAGACCTACGAAGGCGTTCCGCCGCCGTACGACAGGACCAAGCGCATGGTCATCCCTGACGCTCTCAA GGTTCTGAGGCTGCAACCTGGGCACAAGTACTGCCTCCTCGGTGAGCTCTCGAAGGAGGTCGGATGGAACTACCACGACACCATCAGG GAGCttgaggagaagaggaaggagaaggccaAGGTTGCCTATGAGAGGAGGAAGCAACTCACTAAGCTGCGTGTCAAGGCTGAGAATGCTGCTGAGGAGAAGTTGGGATCTCAGCTGGAGATTCTTGCCCCTATCAAATACTGA
- the LOC133913342 gene encoding LRR receptor-like serine/threonine-protein kinase RPK2, which yields MVAALRSTTFTAALLLLLLAVAVSVSSSSKLQRGQEQDRSALLQLKNAFPSVELLRQWSADCGGSDHCSWPGVTCDARSRVVVLKVPSAPRQSGTARELTSELPAAVGLLTELKEVSFPFHGIRGEIPGEIWSLEKLEVVNLAGNSLRGALPAAFPPRLRALTLASNLFHGEIPNFLSSCKDLENLDLSGNRLTGSVPGALAGLPKLKRLDLSGNLLAGRIPSGLGNCAQLRSLQLFSNLLDGSIPPEIGRLRKLQVLDISSNRLSGPVPVELGNCSDLSVLVLSSQFSSVNSPESNLFEGGIPESVTSLPKLRVLWAPRAGLEGNVPNNWGRCHSLEMVNLGENLLSGVIPRELGHCNNLKFLNLSSNRLSGLLDKNLCPHCMTVFDVSGNELSGSIPACVNKVCASQIMVDEMTSGHSSLLMSKALTELQLGYCDSGECSVVYHNFAKNNLEGHLTSLPFSADRFGNSTLYAFLVDHNKFSGSLDAILLKQCSSLKGLIVSFRDNNISGGLTAEVSTKCRAIRALDLADNQISGKIPTNVGLLGALVKLDISRNLLEGQIPVSFKDFKSLKYLSLAGNNLSGRIPSCLGQLISLEVLDLSSNSLAGKIPSNLVTLRDLTVLLLNNNMLSGVIPDLTPSPSLSIFNISFNNLSGPLPLNIHSLTCDSIQGNPSLQPCGLSTLSNPLMNVRALTESDGTTPDNTSPDGGGGGGGGFSKIEIASITSASAIVAVLLALIILYIYTRKCASRSSRRSLRRKEVTVFVDIGAPLTYETVFRASGSFNASNCIGSGGFGATYKAEVAPGILVAIKRLAIGRFQGIQQFQAEIKTLGRCRHPNLVTLIGYHLSDSEMFLIYNFLPGGNLERFIQERTKRPIDWRMLHKIALDVARALAYLHDNCVPRILHRDVKPSNILLDNEYNAYLSDFGLARLLGNSETHATTGVAGTFGYVAPEYAMTCRVSDKADVYSYGVVLLELISDKKALDPSFSPYGNGFNIVAWACMLLQKGRAREFFIEGLWDVAPHDDLVEILHLGIKCTVDSLSSRPTMKQVVRRLKELRPPSY from the coding sequence ATGGTGGCCGCTCTCCGGAGCACGACCTTCACCGCCGCGCTCCTACTGCTCCTGCTTGCGGTTGCGGTCTCCGTCTCGTCCTCCTCCAAGTTGCAACGCGGCCAAGAACAGGACAGATCGGCGTTGCTCCAGCTTAAGAACGCCTTCCCTTCGGTGGAGCTGCTCCGGCAGTGGTCCGCGGACTGCGGCGGCTCCGACCACTGCTCCTGGCCGGGGGTCACCTGCGACGCAAGGTCCCGCGTCGTCGTTCTGAAGGTACCCTCCGCTCCACGGCAGTCCGGAACCGCCCGGGAGCTCACCAGCGAGCTGCCCGCTGCTGTTGGGCTCCTCACCGAGCTGAAAGAGGTCTCTTTTCCGTTCCACGGCATCCGCGGCGAGATCCCAGGCGAGATCTGGAGTTTGGAGAAGCTCGAGGTGGTCAACCTAGCCGGAAACTCTCTCCGGGGCGCCCTTCCGGCCGCCTTCCCGCCGCGGCTGAGGGCGCTTACCCTCGCTTCCAACCTGTTCCACGGTGAGATCCCCAACTTCCTTTCCAGCTGCAAAGACTTGGAAAACTTGGATCTTTCAGGCAACCGGCTCACCGGGTCGGTGCCAGGAGCTCTTGCTGGCCTGCCCAAGCTTAAGCGGCTTGATTTATCCGGGAACCTTCTCGCCGGGAGGATCCCCTCTGGTTTGGGGAATTGCGCGCAGCTCCGCTCGCTGCAGTTGTTCTCCAATTTGTTGGATGGTTCTATTCCACCGGAGATTGGAAGGCTGAGGAAGCTGCAGGTTTTGGACATATCGAGTAACAGATTGAGCGGTCCGGTACCTGTGGAGCTagggaattgctcggatttgtCGGTTCTTGTGTTGTCAAGCCAGTTCAGTTCAGTGAATTCACCTGAGTCCAATCTGTTTGAAGGAGGAATTCCAGAGAGTGTGACATCTTTGCCGAAGCTCAGGGTGCTATGGGCGCCGAGGGCGGGGCTGGAAGGAAATGTTCCGAACAATTGGGGAAGATGTCATAGTTTGGAAATGGTTAATCTTGGGGAGAATTTACTTTCTGGAGTGATTCCAAGGGAGCTAGGGCATTGCAATAACCTCAAGTTTCTCAACCTCAGCTCCAATAGATTATCTGGTTTGCTGGATAAGAATCTTTGTCCACATTGTATGACTGTATTCGATGTCAGTGGAAATGAACTTTCTGGCTCAATTCCAGCATGTGTGAACAAAGTCTGTGCATCTCAGATAATGGTGGATGAAATGACATCTGGTCATTCTTCGCTGCTCATGTCCAAAGCTCTAACAGAACTACAATTGGGTTACTGTGACTCTGGAGAGTGTTCTGTCGTGTATCATAATTTTGCGAAGAACAATCTCGAAGGCCATCTTACATCCTTGCCGTTCAGTGCAGACAGATTTGGAAACAGTACCTTGTATGCATTTCTTGTTGATCACAATAAATTCAGTGGATCGTTGGATGCAATTCTGTTGAAACAGTGTAGCAGCTTGAAGGGGCTGATTGTAAGCTTCCGAGACAACAATATATCTGGTGGGCTCACAGCAGAAGTTAGCACAAAATGTCGTGCTATCAGAGCTTTGGATTTAGCTGACAATCAAATATCAGGAAAGATACCTACTAATGTTGGTTTGTTGGGTGCTCTTGTCAAATTGGACATCAGCAGAAATTTGCTGGAGGGTCAAATACCTGTCAGTTTCAAAGACTTCAAGAGCTTGAAATATCTCTCATTAGCTGGGAACAACCTCAGTGGCAGAATACCATCCTGTTTGGGTCAGTTGATATCACTGGAGGTTTTAGATCTCTCATCTAATTCTCTAGCTGGGAAGATCCCTAGTAACCTTGTGACACTAAGAGATCTCACTGTGCTTCTGCTCAACAATAATATGCTCTCTGGAGTCATTCCTGATCTTACCCCTTCACCATCACTATCCATTTTTAACATCTCATTCAATAACTTGTCTGGGCCGCTGCCTTTAAATATTCACTCATTGACATGTGACAGTATTCAAGGAAATCCATCCCTTCAGCCTTGTGGATTGTCTACGCTCTCCAATCCGTTAATGAATGTTCGAGCACTCACTGAGTCAGATGGTACAACACCAGACAACACATCCCCtgatggcggtggcggtggcggtggcggattCAGCAAAATAGAGATTGCTTCGATAACTTCGGCATCAGCTATTGTTGCGGTTCTCCTGGCTCTGATCATCCTTTACATTTACACAAGGAAATGTGCATCAAGATCATCAAGACGTTCTCTCAGGAGAAAGGAAGTCACTGTTTTCGTGGATATTGGTGCTCCTTTGACATATGAGACTGTTTTTCGTGCTAGTGGCAGTTTCAATGCAAGTAATTGCATTGGAAGTGGTGGCTTTGGAGCAACATACAAAGCTGAAGTTGCACCAGGAATACTGGTTGCAATAAAGAGGCTTGCTATTGGAAGATTCCAAGGTATTCAGCAGTTCCAAGCAGAGATCAAGACTCTTGGGAGGTGTCGCCATCCCAATCTTGTAACACTCATCGGATACCATCTGAGCGATTCAGAGATGTTTCTAATATATAATTTTCTGCCGGGTGGTAATTTGGAAAGGTTCATACAAGAAAGGACCAAGAGACCAATTGATTGGAGAATGCTTCACAAAATTGCTCTAGATGTTGCACGTGCACTTGCATACCTTCATGATAACTGTGTCCCTCGCATTCTACACCGAGATGTCAAACCAAGCAACATCCTGCTCGACAATGAATACAATGCATACCTTTCTGATTTTGGATTGGCAAGACTGCTTGGGAATTCAGAAACACATGCAACCACAGGTGTGGCAGGTACTTTTGGATATGTTGCTCCAGAGTATGCAATGACGTGCCGTGTTTCTGACAAGGCAGATGTGTATAGCTATGGAGTTGTACTTCTTGAACTTATTTCGGACAAAAAAGCACTGGATCCTTCTTTCTCTCCATATGGTAATGGATTCAACATTGTTGCATGGGCTTGCATGCTGCTACAGAAGGGCCGAGCTCGTGAGTTCTTCATAGAAGGGCTGTGGGATGTGGCCCCACATGATGACCTTGTTGAGATTCTACACCTAGGTATTAAGTGTACAGTTGATTCCCTTTCTTCTAGGCCCACAATGAAGCAAGTTGTTCGACGACTAAAGGAACTCAGACCACCATCTTACTAG
- the LOC133913343 gene encoding protein ASYMMETRIC LEAVES 2-like — protein sequence MSLSSSPCAACKLLRRKCTQGCVFAPYFRPDSPAKFASVHRVFGASNVSKILTELPQAQREDAVNSLAYEADARLRDPVYGCVPYITVLQLRIRQARDDLAAARKELAGYIGPAAFAPFVAAPQYHHPGAQYAAAGMGLGVGVAQGHAHPHQQMAQHQHMQQMSEAQQLAAVVEVAREQDMMMRQAAAYAHAVPGSSSCATVAVVAPDAAAYDGGFLFQQQPAPSQSQTAMALTYQMEPSPPPPSSGQSHTEVSHQQHTDGSDEGSDGVVPPA from the coding sequence ATGTCGTTGTCGAGCTCGCCGTGTGCGGCGTGCAAGCTGCTGCGGCGCAAGTGCACGCAGGGGTGCGTGTTCGCGCCCTACTTCCGGCCGGACAGCCCCGCCAAGTTCGCCAGCGTGCACCGGGTGTTCGGCGCCAGCAACGTCTCCAAGATCCTGACCGAGCTCCCGCAGGCGCAGCGGGAAGACGCCGTCAACTCGCTCGCCTACGAGGCCGACGCGCGCCTCCGCGACCCCGTCTACGGGTGCGTCCCCTACATCACCGTCCTCCAGCTCAGGATCAGGCAGGCCCGCGACGACCTCGCCGCCGCGCGCAAGGAGCTCGCGGGGTACATCGGCCCGGCCGCCTTCGCGCCCTTCGTCGCCGCGCCGCAGTACCATCACCCCGGCGCGCAGTACGCCGCCGCCGGGATGGGGCTCGGCGTTGGCGTCGCGCAAGGGCACGCGCATCCGCATCAGCAGATGGCGCAGCACCAGCACATGCAGCAGATGTCGGAGGCGCAGCAGTTGGCCGCCGTGGTGGAGGTCGCCAGGGAGCAGGACATGATGATGAGGCAGGCCGCGGCCTACGCGCACGCCGTGCCCGGAAGCAGCTCCTGCGCGACGGTGGCGGTCGTGGCGCCCGATGCAGCGGCGTACGACGGTGGTTTCCTCTTCCAGCAGCAACCGGCGCCGTCACAGTCGCAGACGGCGATGGCCCTAACGTACCAGATGGAGccatctccgccgccgccgtcctcggGCCAGTCGCATACCGAAGTGTCGCACCAGCAGCATACGGATGGCAGCGACGAGGGCAGCGACGGTGTCGTGCCGCCGGCCTGA